DNA from Kitasatospora herbaricolor:
TCCGCCGACGGGCCGTCATGTGCTGTGCTGACCACCATGGTTGACATCGAAGCGGCCGGGACCTCCTACCCGAGCGTCCCGCACCGCCCCATGACCGTGCCCGCCCACGAGGCCGAGGCACGCAGCAGGTCCTTCCACGACGTGATGGCCCGGCGCCGGACCGTCCGCGACTACTCGACCCGCCCGATCCCGGACGGCGTGCTGGAGTGGGCGGTCCGGACGGCGTCCACCGCGCCCAGCGGCGCGCACGTGCAGCCCTGGCGGTTCGTGGTGATCACCGAGCCGGAGCGCAAGCGGCGGCTGCGGGAGGCCGCCGAGGCGGAGGAACGCGAGTTCTACGACCACCGGGCCTCGGCCGAGTGGCTGGCCGCGCTGGCGCCGATCGGCACCGACTGGCGGAAGCCGTTCCTGGAGGACGCCCCCGCCGTGATCGTGGTCTTCGAGGTGCACAAGGGGCCGCGGAGCCCCCGCCCCTACTACACCAAGGAGTCGGTGGGCATCTCGGTCGGCCTGCTGCTGGCCTGCCTGCACCAGGCCGGGCTGGCGACGCTGACCCACACCCCGAGCCCGATGAAGTTCCTGAACGAGGTCTGCGAGCGCCCCGCCGAGGAGCGGGCCGCGTACGTGATCCCGGTCGGCTACCCGGCGGCGGACGCGCGCGTCCCCGACCTGCGGCGCAAGGAGCTGGACGAGATCCTGGTCCGCCTCTGACGGCCGGAAATCCGCTGGTCGGCGGCCCGGGCGGGGCGGGATACTCGCGGCCATGAGCCGAACGCCCCACACAGTGGTCCAGACCTTGGTTCAGACCACTACCGCCCGACCGCCCGAGCTGCTGACCGTCGCCGACGGGTACTCCCTGCACCGTCGCGCGGCCGTCCACGCGCCGGCGCTCAACGCGCTGGTGCGGGCCAACCTCGACCACCTGCGCCCGTGGATGCCCTGGGCCGGCCACGCACCCGACCCGGAGGCCACCTTGGCGATGGTCCGGGCCGGCGACAGCGCCTGGCAGGCCGGCACCGACTTCCTGTACGTGCTCGTCCCCGACGCCGAACCCACCGCCGTGGTCGGCGCGTTCGGCCTGCACGGCCGGGTCGGCCCG
Protein-coding regions in this window:
- a CDS encoding GNAT family N-acetyltransferase, with the protein product MSRTPHTVVQTLVQTTTARPPELLTVADGYSLHRRAAVHAPALNALVRANLDHLRPWMPWAGHAPDPEATLAMVRAGDSAWQAGTDFLYVLVPDAEPTAVVGAFGLHGRVGPGTLEIGYWTDAGHGGRGLATAAARALTAAVLALPGITRAEIHCDEANTRSAAVPRRLGYRLDRTDAAPVGAPGETGRKMIWVQDRAPS
- a CDS encoding nitroreductase family protein, whose product is MVDIEAAGTSYPSVPHRPMTVPAHEAEARSRSFHDVMARRRTVRDYSTRPIPDGVLEWAVRTASTAPSGAHVQPWRFVVITEPERKRRLREAAEAEEREFYDHRASAEWLAALAPIGTDWRKPFLEDAPAVIVVFEVHKGPRSPRPYYTKESVGISVGLLLACLHQAGLATLTHTPSPMKFLNEVCERPAEERAAYVIPVGYPAADARVPDLRRKELDEILVRL